Within the Nocardioides humi genome, the region ACTACGAGTAAAGATGCTCGTTACGCGCGGCAGGACGGAAAGACCCCGGGACCTTTACTATAGTTTGGCATTGGTGTTTGGTTCGGCTTGTGTAGGATAGGTGGGAGACTGTGAAGTGGCCACGCCAGTGGTTGTGGAGTCATCGTTGAAATACCACTCTGGTCGTACTAGATGTCTAACCTTGGGCCATGATCTGGTTCAGGGACAGTGCCTGATGGGTAGTTTAACTGGGGCGGTTGCCTCCTAAAGAGTAACGGAGGCGCTCAAAGGTTCCCTCAGCCTGGTTGGCAATCAGGTGTTGAGTGTAAGTGCACAAGGGAGCTTGACTGTGAGACAGACATGTCGAGCAGGGACGAAAGTCGGAACTAGTGATCCGGCCACTGCGAGTGGAAGCGTGGTCGCTCAACGGATAAAAGGTACCCCGGGGATAACAGGCTGATCTTCCCCAAGAGTCCATATCGACGGGATGGTTTGGCACCTCGATGTCGGCTCGTCGCATCCTGGGGCTGGAGTAGGTCCCAAGGGTTGGGCTGTTCGCCCATTAAAGCGGCACGCGAGCTGGGTTTAGAACGTCGTGAGACAGTTCGGTCCCTATCCGCCGCGCGCGTAGGAAACTTGAGAAAGGCTGTCCCTAGTACGAGAGGACCGGGATGGACGAACCTCTGGTGTGCCAGTTGTACCGCCAGGTGCATGGCTGGTTGGCTACGTTCGGAAGTGATAACCGCTGAACGCATCTAAGCGGGAAGCACGTTTCAAGATGAGGTTTCCCACCCACTTGTTGGGTTAAGGCCCCCAGAGATGATGGGGTTGATAGGCCAGAAGTGTACAACCGTAAGGTCAAGCTGACTGGTACTAATAGGCCGAAGACTTGCCACAACAAACCCCCAACACACACCACAACACCAAACACACTATGAAATTTTGGTGCTGCGCGTCCACATGAAGACCAACCCCACCACCACCGTGACCACGCACAGTGATCCGGTGAAGTGATCCGGTGACACGGTGGTGAGGGTTCATAGAGTTACGGCGGCCATAGCGGCAGGGAAACACCCGGTCCCATCCCGAACCCGGAAGTTAAGCCTGCCAGCGCCGATGGTACTGCAACCGAGAGGCTGTGGGAGAGTAGGACGCCGCCGGACAAACATTCAGGTAGGGGCCACCTCAGAGGTGGCCCCTACCTCTGTTTTTGTCGAGCGCGCCTCCGGTGCGATGATGAGGGCAGCAGCAAGCTGCCGTCGCGTAGCTCTCTCGGCGCGCTGCCGACCTGTTTCGCACCTAGATTCCTCAATAGCGATCTCGAGTCCCAGGAGACTGACGTGGCAGACCAGCGTGGCCGTCGTGACGGCGCGGGCGCTCCCCGGAAGGGCGGCCCCCGGCAGGGAGGAGCCCCGCGGAAGGGTACGAGCGCCCGGAGCGGCGACGCTCGCAAGCTCTACGACCGCAAGCCGGCCGGGCGCGGGGGGAAGCCGCCGACGGACAAGCGTCGCGCGCCCCGCACGGAGGCGGAGCGCAAGCCGCGGACGGACCGGGAGCGCACCGAGCAGCAGGCCGTGTACGACGGCCCGCCGCTCCCCGAGGACGTCAGCGGTGCCGAGCTGAGCGCCTCGGTGCGGGCCCACCTCAAGGGCCTGCCGGAGAAGCTCGCGGCCCGCGTCGCCCGGCACCTGGCCGCTGCGGGCCAGCTGGTCGACGACGACCCGGAGACCGCTTATCAGCACACCCTGGCCGCCAAGGCGCGGGCGCCTCGGATCGCGGTCGTGCGGGAGGCCGTGGGGGAGGCGGCCTACGCGGCCGGCCACTATGCGGAGGCGCTCTCCGAGCTGCGGGCGGCCAAGCGGATGAACGGCGCCACGGCGTACCTGCCGATCATGGCGGACTGCCACCGGGCGCTGGGGAACCCGACGCGCGCGCTCGAGCTCGCCAAGAGCCCGTCGGTGGCGCGATTCGTGCCCGCGGCGAAGGCGGAGATGACGCTGGTCGAGGCGGGCGCCCGTCGTGACCTCGGGCAGCTCGACGCCGCGCTGCGCACGCTCGAGGTCGCGCCGCTCAACAGCAAGAGCCGGGAGTCCTGGGTGGTGCGGCTGCGGTACGCCTACGCCGACACGCTCGAGGAGGGCGGGCGTCTCAACGACGCGCTGACCTGGTTCCACAAGACGAACGCGATCGACGCCGACGAGATCACCGATGCCGCGGCGCGGGCCGAGGCGCTGGAGAAGCGGGTCGAGCGCGACTGAGCGGGACCACGGTCGGCTGCGTGCTCAGGGGCGCCCGGCGATCGTGACGATCGCCTGCTGGTTGCCGGCCGGCTGGGTGCCCCAGCGGATGTCCTCGCGGTAGGCGATCCGGACCCGGTCGACGACCGCCAGCGCGGCCTGCGCCGACTCGATCCGCACCACGATCGAGTCGCCGCCGACCAGACGCTCACCCTCCGGGTTGACGAGATCGGCGCAGAACTGGCCAGGCTGGGTGGTGACGCCGATGGTGCCACGGCGGCACAGGAGCGGGGTGACCTCCAGCTTCACGTCGCTGGTGGTGTGCACCTTGACCCCGGAGATCCGGATGGTGCGGCCGAGGTCCGCGGGCGCGGCGAACATGCCGACGTACAGCGGGGTTCCCACGACGCCGTTGGCGTTGACGACCTTCGCCGAGACGGGCAGATGGTCCGGCGTCCGGGCGTACCAGACCAGCCAGGTCAGCACGAGGGCGAGCGCGACGACGAGTCCGGTGATCCGCCAGCCGCGCGACTGGAACGAGGGGCGGGGGATCCGGGGGCGCCGAGCCCGCCCGGACGCCGGCGCTCGGGGCGCTCGGCCCGGCGGCGGCCCGGTGCAGACGCGGCGCTGGGCACGGATCCTCCGTCGGTCATGGCCGAAGCGTAGGACACCCGCGCCCGGGCGTGTCGGACCTGCCACACTCCTGCGCATGACGTTCCCGGCACCCCGCATCCCGGAGCAGCCCAAGCGGCCGACGCTCGAGGGAAGCGTCGCCGTACGGGACGGGCGCCGGCTCAGCTTCGCGGAGTACGGCTCGCCCCGCGGACCCGCGATCGTGTGGATGCACGGCACCCCGGGTGCCCGGCGGCAGATCCCGGTCGACGCCCGCGCGTACGCCGAGGAGGCCGGGGTCCGGATCATCGGCATCGACCGGCCCGGGATCGGGTCGTCGACGCCTCACCTCTACCCCGACGTGCTCGACTGGACCGCGGACCTCACGCTGCTCCTCGACGCCCTCGCCGTGGACACCCTGCGGGTGATCGGGCTGTCCGGCGGCGGTCCGTACGCGCTGGCCGCCGGCGCCGCACTGCCCGAGCGGGTCCACGGGGTCGGCGTCCTCGGGGGTGTCGCGCCGACGCGCGGCCTCGACGCGGCCGAGGGCGGCGTCATCCGGCTCGCGGTCCACGCGGCGCCGCTGCTGGCGGCGACCCGGGTCCCCCTGGGCGTGGCCCTGACCGGGGCGATCCGCACGGTGAAGCCGCTGGCGGGCCCCGCGCTCGACCTGTACGCCGCCGTGCAGCCGCCGGGCGACAAGAACCTGCTGGGACGCCCGGAGTTCAAGGCGATGTTCCTCGACGACCTGCTCAACGGCAGCCGCTTCCAGACCTCCGCGCCGCTGGCCGACCTGCTGCTCTTCACCCGCGAGTGGGGCTTCCGCCTCGCCGACGTCGCCGTCCCGGTGCGCTGGTGGCACGGCGACGACGACCACATCGTGCCGTTCCGGCACGGGCAGCACTGCGTCGACCGGCTCCCGGACGCCACGATGACCACCATCGACGGCGAGAGCCACCTCGGCGGCCTCGGCATCGCGAGGCTGGTGATGGACGAGCTGCTCGCGCTCGGCGCCTGAATGCGGCAGGGTGTGACCCAGACACGCGGGGGTTGCACTGGTGTCCAGCCGTCCCATGGGCCACAATGGGAACACAACATCACAGGTGTCACGCAGCCGACCGGTGCTCGCACTCGTTCGCCACCTCGACACCTCCGTTGAGACCGCTGGGGAAGGCGTATCTCACGCCGGAGGTAGGAGGAAGCGAGGGTTCGTGGTGACCGGAAGCATGAGTGCAACCAGGGGCGTGTTCTACGTCCACTCCGCGCCGTCCGCGCTGTGCCCGCACATCGAGTGGGCCGTGGGCGGCGTGCTCGGCGTACCCGTCAACCCGGACTGGACGCCGCAGCCGGCGCAGTCGGGGACCTACCGCTGCGAGTTCTCGTGGACCGGCAATGTCGGATCGGCGGCCGAGATGGCCTCCGCGCTGCGCGGGTGGAACCACCTGCGCTTCGAGGTGACCGAGGAGCCGACCTCCTCGACCGAGGGCGCCCGGTTCTCCTACACGCCCGACCTCGGCGTCTTCCACGCCGTGATGGGCCTGCACGGCGACATCATGATCCCCGAGGACCGGCTCAAGGCCTCCGTGGTCCGGGCCGCGCTCGGCGAGGTCACGCTCGAGAACGAGATCGACAAGCTCCTCGGCAAGCCCTGGGACGACGAGCTGGAGACCTTCCGGCACGCCGGCGAGGGTGCGCCCGTCCGCTGGCTGCACCAGGTGGTCTGAGGCGCCGCGGGGAAGGGACCATCATCAATCCTGATGATCCCTCGCCCTGAGCGTCCGACCGGCGGATCGGGTGTGCCTAGCCTCGGCCGGTGACCGACGCGCACCTGCTTCCGTGGACCTTCCACGACATCGCGGCCTTCGGCTCCGCGCCACATCGTGCCGCCCACCGGCTGCACGAGCAGCCCCTGTTCACCGACGACTCCCTCGCCGAGCTGCTGGACCGTCTGCCCCGCTCGGTCGTGCACCCCTACACCATGGGCGAGGACCCCGAGCGCAGCGACGAGTGGCGGCGCGGGGCGGAGACCGACCTGCCGGGCAAGGAGCTGCTCGAGGTCGTCGCCCGGGGCCGGCTGTGGCTCAACCTGGTCGGGATCAACCGGCACGACGCCGAGGTCGCCCGCCTGGTCGAGGACCTCTACGGCGAGCTGCGTGAGCTCGTGTCCGGCTTCGACCCGCTCGAGGTGAAGGCCACCCTGCTCATCTCCTCGCCGACCGCGATGGTCTACTACCACGCCGACAACCAGCCGAACCTGCTCTGGCACGTCCGCGGGTGCAAGCGCGCCTACGTCTACCCGCGCTCCGAGCGGTTCGTCAGCCGGGAGGACCTCGAGCGGCTGGTCGCCGGCGCGACCGACGAGGAGCTCCCCTACGAGCGGGGGTACGACGAGCAGGCCGACGTGCTGGAGCTGGAGCCGGGCCAGGTCGCGTGGTGGCCGCAGAACAGCCCGCACCGCGTCGAGAACGTCGACGGCATGAACGTCTCGCTCTCCACCGAGCACTGGACCGCGGACTCCGTGCGCCGTGAGCACCTGTGGACCGCCAACCACTACGTCCGGACCCGGCTGGGGCGGGCGCCGCGCTCGACCCGCGAGCGCGGAGCGCTGCCCGCGGCCAAGGTCGCCGCCATGCGGCTGGGCCGCAAGGCGGGGGTCCTGCGGGTGGGCGAGAAGCGTGCGCCGAGGCCGACCTTCGCCATCGACCCGGACGCGCCGTCCGGCGTGCGGGAGCTCGCCTGAGGGCACCGAGCCGCGGTCGGACGTCATCGCCGGACCCAGTCGCCGGACCCGGACCCAGTCGAGGGCGCTGGACCGGGAGGAGTCCAGCGCCCTCGGATCGGGGAGCGCGGGCTGGCCGCGCTGCGGCGGTCGGGGCGACCCTGCGGAGGGTCAGCTCACCGAGCCGAAGACCACGGCGACGTTGGCGCCGCCGAAGCCGAAGGAGTTGTTGATCGCCGCGATGTCGCCGAGCGGGAGGTCCCGCGGCTTGGTCGCGACGTCGAGCTCGACGGCGGGGTCCTGCTCGTCGAGGTTGATGGTCGGCGGTGCGGTGCGGTGGTGGAGCGCCAGCACGGTGGCCACCGCCTCGAGCGCGCCGGCGCCGCCGAGCAGGTGACCGGTCATCGACTTGGTCGCCGAGACGACCAGGTCGTCGGCGGCCGAGCCCAGCACGGCGTGCAGCATCAGCGACTCGGCGACGTCGCCCTGGGGGTCGAGGTCGCGTGGGCGTTGACGTGGGCGATGTCGGCGGGCGCGACGCCGGCGTCCTGCACGGCCGCACGGATGGCGCGGGCGCCGCCGCGACCGGCCGGGTCGGGCTGGGCGATGTCGTGGGCGTCGGCGGTGATGCCGGTGCCGAGGACCTCGGCGTAGATCCGCGCACCCCGGGCCTGGGCGTGCTCGAGCGACTCGAGCACGAGGGCGCCGGCGCCCTCGCCGAGCACGAAGCCGTCGCGGCCGGTGTCGAAGGGGCGCGAGACGGTGGTGGGGTCGCCGTCGTTCTTCGACAGCGCCATCATGTTCGCGAACGCCGCGATGGGCAGCGGGTGGATGGCGGCCTCCGTGCCGCCCGCGACCGCGACGTCGACGCGGCCGAGCCGGATCTGGTCGGCGGCCAGCGAGACCGCCTCGTTGCCCGACGCGCACGCTGACACCGGCGTGTTCACCGGGCCGCGCGCGCCGAGCCGGAGGCTGATGCTCGCGGCCGGGGCGTTGGCCATCAGCATGGGGACGGCGATCGGGGAGACCCGGCGCGGTCCCTTCTCGAGCAGGACCTCGTGGTTGGACAGCAGCGTCTGCACGCCGCCGATGCCCGAGGCGAAGGCGACGCCGAAGCGGTCGCCGTCGAGGTCCCCGGCCTCCTTGAGGGCGTCGAGGCCGGAGTCGGCCCACGCCTCGAGCGCCGCCACGAGGGCGAACTGCGAGGAGCGGTCGAGCCGGCGGGCGACGACCCGGTCGAGGACCTCGGTGGGCTCGACGGCGGCGGTGGCGCCGATGGTCACGGGGAGACCGTCAGCCAGGTCGCCGAGGGGACGGACCCCCGAACGACCGGCGAGCAGGCCCTCCCAGGTGCTGGCGACATCGCCGCCGAGCGGGCTGGTGGTGCCCAGGCCGGTGACGACGACACGAGTACGGGACATGGCTGACGGTTCTCCCTGGTGAGTCGGGTGGATCAGGCGGGTCAGGCGGGTCAGGCGGGTCAGGCGGCCTGGTTGCGCTCGATGTACGCGACGGCGTCGCCGACGGTCTTGAGGTTCTTGACCTCGTCGTCGGGGATGGTGACGCCGAACTTCTCCTCGGCCTCGACGACGACCTCGACCATCGAGAGCGAGTCGACGTCCAGGTCGTCGCTGAACGACTTGTCCAGCTGCACGCTGTCGGCCGGGATGCCGGCGACCTCGTTGACGATCTCGGCGAGGGCGGCGCGGATCTCTTCGGTGCTCATTCTTCGTGTTCTCCCGTGGTTGATGGGTGCTGCCGGTTGGTGCAGATACGTGGGGGCCGCCGTGGCGACCCGTCAGGGGACGACGACGACCTGGGCGGCGTACGCCAGGCCGGCGCCGAAGGCGATGAGGAGGGCCACGTCGCCCGACCTCGCGTCTCCGTCGTCGATCATCCGCCGCAGCGCCATCGGGACCGAGGCGGCGGAGGTGTTGCCCGCGTCGACGATGTCGCGGGCGATGCGGACGGAGTCGGGCAGGCGGAGCGAGCGGGCCATCGCGTCGGTGATCCGGTTGTTGGCCTGGTGCGGGATGAAGCAGTCGAGCTGGTCGACGGTGACCCCGGCACGGTCGAGGGCCTGCTGGGCGACCTTGGCCATGGAGAAGGAGGCCCAGCGGAAGACCTCGTTGCCCTTCATGGTCAGGTGCGGCATCTGGGGCTCGTCGGAGGCGAGCACGTCGCGCCAGTCCTGGCGGGAGCGGATGTGGTCGTAGTGCTCGCCGTCGGAGCCCCACACGACCGGCCCGATGCCGGGCGTCTCGGACGGGCCCACCACGACCGCGCCGGCGCCGTCGGCGAAGATGAACGCGGTGCCGCGGTCGGTCGGGTCGGTGATGTCGGAGAGCCGCTCGACGCCGATGACCAGGGCGTAGCGGGCACTGCCGGCGCGGACCATGTCGTTGGCGAGGGCGACGCCGTGGCAGAAGCCGGCGCAGGCGGCGGAGATGTCGAAGGCGGCCGGCTGGTCCGCGCCCAGCTCGTGGGCGATCGCGGTCGCCGCCGAGGGGGTCTGCATGAGGTGGCTCACCGTCGCGACGATGACGCAGTCGACCTGCTGTACGTCGATGCCGGCCGCCTCGAGCGCCTGCTGCGAGGCCGCGACGCTCATCGAGACGACGGTCTCGTCGTCGGTCGCGAAGCGGCGGGTCCGGATGCCCGAGCGCTGCTGGATCCACTCGTCGCTGGAGTCGATC harbors:
- a CDS encoding acyl carrier protein encodes the protein MSTEEIRAALAEIVNEVAGIPADSVQLDKSFSDDLDVDSLSMVEVVVEAEEKFGVTIPDDEVKNLKTVGDAVAYIERNQAA
- a CDS encoding DUF3145 domain-containing protein, whose amino-acid sequence is MSATRGVFYVHSAPSALCPHIEWAVGGVLGVPVNPDWTPQPAQSGTYRCEFSWTGNVGSAAEMASALRGWNHLRFEVTEEPTSSTEGARFSYTPDLGVFHAVMGLHGDIMIPEDRLKASVVRAALGEVTLENEIDKLLGKPWDDELETFRHAGEGAPVRWLHQVV
- a CDS encoding tetratricopeptide repeat protein, whose protein sequence is MADQRGRRDGAGAPRKGGPRQGGAPRKGTSARSGDARKLYDRKPAGRGGKPPTDKRRAPRTEAERKPRTDRERTEQQAVYDGPPLPEDVSGAELSASVRAHLKGLPEKLAARVARHLAAAGQLVDDDPETAYQHTLAAKARAPRIAVVREAVGEAAYAAGHYAEALSELRAAKRMNGATAYLPIMADCHRALGNPTRALELAKSPSVARFVPAAKAEMTLVEAGARRDLGQLDAALRTLEVAPLNSKSRESWVVRLRYAYADTLEEGGRLNDALTWFHKTNAIDADEITDAAARAEALEKRVERD
- a CDS encoding alpha/beta fold hydrolase, which gives rise to MTFPAPRIPEQPKRPTLEGSVAVRDGRRLSFAEYGSPRGPAIVWMHGTPGARRQIPVDARAYAEEAGVRIIGIDRPGIGSSTPHLYPDVLDWTADLTLLLDALAVDTLRVIGLSGGGPYALAAGAALPERVHGVGVLGGVAPTRGLDAAEGGVIRLAVHAAPLLAATRVPLGVALTGAIRTVKPLAGPALDLYAAVQPPGDKNLLGRPEFKAMFLDDLLNGSRFQTSAPLADLLLFTREWGFRLADVAVPVRWWHGDDDHIVPFRHGQHCVDRLPDATMTTIDGESHLGGLGIARLVMDELLALGA
- a CDS encoding beta-ketoacyl-ACP synthase III, with protein sequence MTGLRTESGPSYAAVLGVGAYRPSRLVPNSEIVDAIDSSDEWIQQRSGIRTRRFATDDETVVSMSVAASQQALEAAGIDVQQVDCVIVATVSHLMQTPSAATAIAHELGADQPAAFDISAACAGFCHGVALANDMVRAGSARYALVIGVERLSDITDPTDRGTAFIFADGAGAVVVGPSETPGIGPVVWGSDGEHYDHIRSRQDWRDVLASDEPQMPHLTMKGNEVFRWASFSMAKVAQQALDRAGVTVDQLDCFIPHQANNRITDAMARSLRLPDSVRIARDIVDAGNTSAASVPMALRRMIDDGDARSGDVALLIAFGAGLAYAAQVVVVP